The Flavobacterium sp. N2270 genome contains the following window.
ATCAACTTTATATTGATTAATCAAATCGTTAAAACTTTCCATTTGAGCATCTGATAGATTATATTCTGCCGCATTGTAAAGAATTTTTTGTGTTGCCCATCTACCAATGAACGATTTTACAATTGCAATACTATCGTTTTTAGATGTTCCTTTTGGAACTAAATCCTTTATGTCGCTTTTATACAAAAACACATCTCCAACTCTAGCAATAGATTCTGGTTCTTGAGGTTTCTTAAAATAGCTACATGAAGAAACTGCTAAAATTAGAATTATGTATTGTAGTAATTTATACATTACTTAGAAATTTGACTTTTAACTTCTTCAAAAGCATTTTGATTTACAATAACTTTAAACTCTTTTTTTAGTTCATCTACCCAATTGTTTTCTAAAAATTGTTGGTAATCACTAATTACTTTTCCTCGACATTCGTCTAATGATTTTTGTTGCGCTGGTTTAACTTCTTTAACTTTTACAACAAAATAATAATTCCCCTTTTTAACCACAGAAGTTGTTCCAATTTGAGGGTTTTTATATTCTGATAAAACATCATGATTCTCTTCAAACAACCCTGATTTAACCATAACATCAACAACTCCTTTTTTATTAATTTTAGATTTAATATAATCTGTTGTTTTATTTTTTTCTAAATATGATTTTGTCTTTTTTATAACTTTCTCGTTGGTTGAAGAATAAACATCTACATCATATCTATTAGTCCACATATAGTTTTTTGAATTGTTGTTAAAATATGTATTTAAACCAATAGTATCCGTTTTTGCTCTTTCCCAAATTTCTTTCTCCATTAAGTCAAACAATAATAAACCATCTCTATATTCTTCAACAACATTTTTAAATTCAACAAATTCATTTTCCAAATTATCTTCATAATATTGAATTAGCTGTACATCCATCCATTTATCAAATAAATGGTCTACCAAAGCACCAATTGGTTTAATTTTAATATTTGCTTTTTGTTGACTAGACAGATAACTAATAAATGAAGGTGAATATAATTTTCCGTTTTTATTAATTACTGCTATTTCTCCACTTAACTCCTTTTTATTGTCAGGAACCTCCCAAGTTTGAGTATAAAAATCATTAGTCACTGATTTTTTTATTTTTTGCAGTAATTTTTCATTTTTAGTAAATGCATATTTTTTTCTAAGTTTTGCCGCAAGTGAATTTGTAATTATCAACGATCTCTCATCTTTTCTAACCTTATTTTCAAGTTCGGTTCTCATTTCTTGAATTGATTGCACTGGATGCTTTTCAACAAGCTTAACAATATGCCAACCAAATTGAGATAAAAAAGGTTTAGAAATTTCGTTTTTATCATTTAAACTAAAAGCAACTTCTTCAAACTTTTCTGAAGCCAATTGACCCGAACCAAAACGTTGTAAAACTCCACCTTTACCTGAAGTAGATTTATCTTCAGAAAATTGATTGGCTAAACTTTCAAAACTTTCACCTTGTTGAATTTTTTTATAAACATCCTCAATAGTTTGTTTTGCTTTTTCTTGTGAAGCCTCGTCAGTATCAGTTGGTTTTACAATCATAATATGAGCTACAGTTACTTCACCTTTGTTTTTTCTTGCATCTGTAACCTTAACAATATGATAACCAAACTTGGTTCTAAATGGTGCCGAAAATTGACCAACAGTAGTATTGAAAGCTGCATTTTCAAAAGGATAAACCATTCTAAAAGCAGAAAAATATCCTAAATTCCCTTTATTATCCTTTACAGAAGGATCTTCTGAGTATTGTACTGCAACATCTTCAAAGTTTTTACCTTCTTTTAATAGTTGATGAACTTTTGATACTTTAGCATAAGCTTTTAATGTATCTTCAGGAGAAGCGCTTTCATCTACTAAAATTAAAATATGAGATGCTTTAACTTCTTTATTAATTCTTTCGTAAGCTTCTTCTACTAATTCATTAGTTACTTTAGAATCATTCATATAGTTTTTTGCCAACTGACTTCTATATGATTTTAATTCATTTTGATATTTTGTATTATACTGTAACCCTGATTTATATGCTTTTTGAACTTTTAATTTATATCCAACAAAAAGTTCTAAATATTTATCTAAATCTTTTTGAGAGTCATCTTTTACCAAGTCTAAATTTTTATTATAAACTCTAATAAATTCATCAGAATAATATGACGCATCATCAATAGTAAATAAAGCTTGCTTTTCTTGAGAAAAACTATTTTGTATAAACGTAATAAACACTAAAAGTTGAAATAAATATCTCATTGAATAACATTTTTAATTTGCAATCAACAAAAATAACAATTCCTATGTATATAGCAAGTTTCTAATTAGTAATAACGTAATTTATTTTCAATTTAAAAACATAACTCTTATTCCATTTTAGATATTTAAATTAATACGTTAATTTTGCAAACTCTAAAAAAAATAAAATGAGCTTTAAAGAAGAAATTGCTAAAAGAAGAACTTTTGGAATTATATCACATCCAGATGCCGGAAAGACAACTCTAACTGAAAAATTATTACTTTTTGGAGGAGCTATTCAAGAAGCTGGAGCTGTAAAAAGCAATAAGATTAAGAAAGGTGCCACTTCCGATTTTATGGAAATTGAGAGACAAAGAGGTATTTCTGTAGCAACTTCTGTTTTAGCATTCATCTACAAAGACAAGAAAATTAATATTCTTGACACTCCCGGACATAAAGATTTTGCCGAGGACACCTTTAGAACACTTACTGCTGTAGACAGTGTAATTGTTGTAATTGACGTTGCCAAAGGGGTTGAGGAACAAACTGAAAAATTAGTTGAAGTTTGTAGAATGAGAAAAATCCCTATCATTGTATTTATCAATAAATTAGATCGTGAAGGAAAAGATGCATTTGATTTATTAGATGAAGTAGAGCAAAAACTTGGGCTAACCGTTACTCCATTAAGCTTTCCTATAGGGATGGGTTATGACTTTAAAGGAATTTACAACATTTGGGAAAAAAATATTAATTTATTTTCTGGAGACAGTAGAAAAGATATTGAAGAAACTATTGCTTTTTCTGATATAAACAATCCAGAACTTGATGGAATTATTGGTGAAAAACCAGCTAAAAGACTTAGAGAAGAATTAGAGTTAATCGATGAAGTTTACCCAACTTTTAATAGAGATGAATATTTAGCAGGACAACTTCAACCTGTGTTTTTTGGTTCGGCATTAAATAATTTTGGTGTTAGAGAATTGTTAGACTGTTTTATTGACATTGCTCCTGCTCCAAGACCTAAAGAATCAGATACTAGACTTGTACAACCTGATGAAAATAAATTTAGCGGTTTTGTATTTAAAATTCATGCTAATATGGATCCTAAACATAGAGATAGATTAGCGTTCATTAAAATTGTTTCAGGAACATTTGAAAGAAACAAGCCGTATTTACATGTAAGAAACGGTAAGAACATGAAATTTTCAAGTCCGAATGCTTTTTTTGCTGAAAAAAAAGAAATTGTTGATATTTCATATCCTGGAGACATTGTTGGACTTCATGATACTGGAAATTTTAAAATTGGAGACACTTTAACGGAAGGCGAAAAAATGAATTATAAAGGAATTCCAAGTTTTTCACCTGAACATTTTAGATATATTAATAATTCAGATCCTTTAAAATCAAAACAACTTGAAAAAGGAATTGACCAGTTAATGGATGAAGGTGTTGCGCAATTGTTTACATTAGAAATGAATGGACGTAAAATTATTGGAACTGTTGGAGCATTACAATATGAAGTAATTCAGTATCGTTTAGAGCATGAATATGGCGCAAAATGTAGTTATGAAAACTTCCCTGCATACAAAGCGTGTTGGGTTAAGCCTGATGATGCTAAAAATGAAGAGTTTAGAGAATTTAGAAGAATTAAACAAAAATTCCTTGGAACTGATAAATACGGTCAATTAGTATTTTTAGCAGATAGTGAGTTTTCAATACAAATGACCAAACAAAAATACCCAAGTGTAAAGTTATTTTTTACTTCAGATTTTCATAATTCATAATTTTTTAATATAATTGCATAACAATCGCCCTATTTAACCTAAAACAAAAAGAATGAAATTCACAAATTTTAAATTTTTAGCTACTATCATGATGGCTTTCATTAGCTTCCTTAGTGTAGCACAGCCAATTGATCCACCAGCTGATGATGACCCGCCACCAGCACCAATTAACACAAAATTAATTTGGTTAACAATAATAGGAATAGCATTTATGTTTTATTATTTTAAAAATAGAAAGCAATTTGCAACTAAATAATAAAAAAAGCACACTTAAAAGTGTGCTTTTTTTATTATCATCTACTATTTATTATTCATTCATTCTTCTCTCTCTAGCTAGTAGAGTATTCTTTAACAACATTGCAATTGTCATTGGACCTACTCCTCCAGGAACTGGAGTGATATAAGATGCTTTTTTTGAAACATTCTCAAAATCAACATCTCCAGTAATTTTATAACCTCGCTCAGATGTTTCATCTGGAACCCTAGTAATTCCAACATCAATAATAACAGCATCATCTTTTATCATCTCAGCTTTTAAATAATTAGGAACACCTAATGCTGTAATGATAATATCCGCCTGACTTGTTATTTGATTTATGTTTTTAGTATGACTGTGTGTTAAGGTAACTGTTGAATTTCCAGGAAAACCTTTTCTTCCCATTAAAATACTCATTGGTCTACCTACAATATGACTTCTACCAATAACTACGGTTTGCTTTCCTTTTGTTTCAACATTATAGCGTTCTAAAAGCTCTAAAATTCCGAAAGGAGTTGCTGGAATAAATGTACTCATATCTAAGGCCATTTTTCCGAAATTTTCAGGATGAAACCCATCAACATCTTTACTTGGATCAACAGCCATTAATACTTTTTGAGTATCTATTTGATCTGGTAATGGCAATTGAACAATAAATCCATCAATATCATCATTTTCATTTAATTCCTTAATTTTCTTAAGCAATTCAGTCTCTGAAGTAGTGCTTGGCATTTTTATTAAAGTAGATTCAAAACCTACTCTTTCGCAAGCTTTTACTTTGCTGCCTACATAAGTTAAACTCGCCCCATCATTACCTACAATTAGAGCAGCTAAATGAGGAACTTTTTCGCCTTTAGCTTTCATCTTGTCAACTTCAGCAGTAATTTCGTTTTTAATATCTTCCGAAACTTTTTTCCCGTCTAATAAAATCATTGTTTTGTGGTTGTGTGTTGTTTATTAAAAAAATAAGACGCAAAAAATTGCGCCTTACATATTATCTCATTCCTTTCATGCCTTGCATCATACGCATCATATTTTTTCCTCCACCGCCTTGCATCATTTTCATCATTTTACCCATTTGATCAAACTGCTTCATTAATTGATTGATTTGCTCAACACTTGTACCAGAACCTTTTGCAATCCTAGCTTTACGTTTTACGTCAATTACCGAAGGTTTTGTTCTTTCTAAAGGAGTCATAGAGTGAATGATAGCTTCTATATGCTTAAAAGCATCATCTTCTATCTCTACATCTTTTAATGCTTTTCCAGCTCCAGGTATCATTCCGACAAGGTCTTTCATGTTACCCATTTTTTTAATTTGTTGAATTTGAGTTAAGAAATCATCAAAACCAAACTCGTTTTTAGCAATTTTCTTCTGTAATTTTCTTGCTTCCTCTTCATCGTATTGTTCTTGAGCTCTTTCTACTAAAGACACAACATCTCCCATTCCAAGGATACGTTCTGCCATACGATTTGGGTAGAAAACATCAATTGCATCCATTTTTTCACCTGTACCAATAAACTTAATAGGTTTATCAACTACCGATTTAATTGAAATTGCAGCTCCACCACGAGTATCACCGTCTAACTTTGTTAAAATAACTCCGTCAAAATTTAATTTATCATTAAATGCTTTTGCAGTATTAACTGCGTCTTGACCCGTCATTGCATCAACAACGAATAATGTTTCTTGTGGTTGAATTGCTTTATGTACTTCAGCAATTTCATTCATCATTTGTTCGTCTATTGCTAAACGACCAGCAGTATCAACAATTACTACATTAAAACCATTTGCTTTTGCATGCTTAATTGCATTTTGAGCAATTTCAACTGGATTTTTATTTTCTGGTTCTGAATAAACCTCAACACCAATTTGATCTCCTACAATATGTAACTGATTAATTGCCGCCGGACGATAAATATCACAGGCAACTAATAATGGTTTTTTGTTTTTCTTAGTTTTAAGAAAGTTGGCCAATTTACCAGAAAAGGTTGTTTTACCTGAACCCTGTAAACCTGACATTAAAATTACCGATGGATTTCCAGAGAGGTTAACTCCTTCAACATCGCCACCCATTAATTCTGTCAATTCATCTTTAACAATTTTAACTAATAATTGACCTGGTTGTAATGTAGTTAATACATTTTGTCCAATAGCTTTTTCTTTTACTCTTGTGGTAAAATCTTTTGCTATTTTAAAATTCACATCGGCATCTAATAATGCTCGACGAACTTCTTTCAAAGTATCAGCAACATTAACATCGGTAATTTTACCATGCCCTTTTAAAATATGAAAAGCCTTATCTAATTTATCTGTTAAATTATTAAACATAATGTCTTGTAGTTTTTATAAGATGCAAAGATAGTATAAAGTTGTAAAGTTACAAAGAGCTAAAATTGGTTTTAAAATTAAAAATTAGTAACAATAATTCAGATTAATAGACTAACACAATAACAAAACTATAAAAACCTGATTATGATTTTAACAACGACCAATTCTGTAGAAGATTATAAAATTTTAGAATACAGAGGCATCGTTTCTGGTACTTCGGTAAATGCACAGAAAATAAAAATGACATTCAATATGCAAAAACATTATTCCGGAATTAGTGAAAGTATTTCTGAAATTAAAGAACAAGCATTTGTGCAACTTAAAGAAAATGCCGAAAAACTAAATGCCAATGCTGTTGTAGGAATAAATGTTGATATTGAGTTATCTGTTAACAATTATATTACAGTTACAACAACTGGTACTGCTGTTAGTATTGTTAAAAGATAGTACTCTTTTAAATATAAAAAAATGCCGTTTCATGAATGAAACGGCATTTTTTATGTACTTATATTTAGTCTTTCACTTTAAATACTTTTCGAAGAATATCTCCCATTAAGCACCAGTTTGTAAATGAGGACTGCAATAAATTTGCACCTACGAATAAAGTAAACCAATAAAAATTTGGATTTACATACATTCCCAATAGAACACTTATAATTATAAATATTCCTGCGATTCTTGTAATTAGTTTATTAACCATTTTTTTTATTTTTAATTTGACTTTTCTATGTTTAAAACAGCCACATGAATATGTGAAAGCGTTTCTTGTTTTGTATTAAAATCGTTTATGGATTCAAATAACCTATCTACATTTTCTTTTTTTACAAAAGCATAAAACAAAATAGATTGCGATTGATTCATCTCGGCTGAAAACCAATTGGATTCTAGAGCATCTTCTGTACTATCTCGAAAACCAATAACGTCTTTATATGAAAACGTAGTTACTTCTGCTTTTTTTAATTGTTGTTTGATTTCTTTTTCAAACTCTTTAATCGCTGTTAATATTAGTAGCTTCATGATTCTTAAATATTAGTTTCGTTTTGATTTTCTTCCACTACCTCTTTATTCTCCCATTTTTTTCTTTCTGTAATGTAGTAAATTAATGGCACTACTAATAGCGTTAATATAGTAGAAACAATAGCACCTGCAACTAAAGAAATTGCTAGTCCTTGGAAAATAGGGTCAAATAAAATAATTGACGCCCCAATAACTACTGCTCCTGTTGTTAATAAAATAGGTGTGGTTCTTACCGCTCCGGCTTCAATAATAGCTTGTTTTATAGGTATACCTTCATTTAATCGAATTTCAATAAAATCGATCAATAAGACGGAGTTCCGAACCATAACCCCAGCTAATGCAATCATTCCAATAAAAGAAGTAGCTGTAAAGAAGGCGCCTAGAACCCAGTGACCTAATACAATTCCAACTAACGATAGTGGAATTGCAACCATCATTACCATTGGTGTTTTAAAGTTTTGGAACCAACCAACAATTAACATGTAAATTACAATAATAACAACTAAGAAAGCAGCTCCTAAATCGCGGAATACTTCTAATGTAATTTGCCATTCACCATCCCATTTAACACTAAAATTACTTTCATCTGAAGGTTGATCTGTGTACAATTCATTAACCGTATATCCTTTTGGCAATTTCATTTTTTGTAACTTCTCATTCATCCCTAAAATAGCATATACTGGACTTTCTAATCCGCCAGCCATGTCAGCCAATACATAAACTACACGTTTTTGATCTTTACGATAAATCGTATTTTGTAGTGTGTCTATTTTAACTTTTACCAAATCACTTACCGAAACAACATTACCTTGACTTCCTTTAATTTTAAGGTTTTGAAGTTCTTGAAGAGAAGATTTGTCTGAATCATCTAATGCTAGAACAATTCCAACCGGGTCAACAGAATTTTCATCATATAAATTAGAAACTGGCATTTCGCTAAGTAAATAGGTTAGATTACCTACAACTTGTTGTGGTGCAATTCCATTTAACATGGCTTTTTCTTTATCCACTTCCAGTCTATATTCTACTTGTTGTGCTTCAACCATCCAATCTGTATCAACCACATCATCAGTAGTTTCTAAAATTGTTTTTACTTGATTTGCAACTTTAATTTGGTCTTCATAATTAGGACCGTAAATTTCAGCAACTAATGTTGATAATACTGGCGGTCCTGGTGGAACCTCAACTATTTTAATATTAGCACCATATTTTTTTCCAATTTTTTGTACTTCTGGACGAACTATTTTTGCAATATCGTGACTCTGTAACTCTCTGTCAGCTTTATGTAATAAATTCACTTGAATATCAGCCATATTACTTCCGCCACGTAAATCATAATGACGAACTAGTCCGTTGAACGTAATAGGTGCTGAAGCTCCAACATAATTTTGATAATCTACTACTTCAGGAACCGTAGAAAGATATTGCGCAACTTCTTTTGTTACCGCAGCAGTTCTTTCTAAAGTTGTTCCTTCTGGCATATCAATAACCACTTGAAATTCGTTTTTATTATCAAATGGCAACATTTTTACCGTAACTGATTTAGTAAAAAACATAGCTACTGAGCCTAATAATAAAACTATCGTAACTAAAAACATTAGGTTACGTTTTTTAGAATTATCTAAAAGTGGTTGCTCTATTTTTTTATAGATTTTATAAATTCTACTCGTTTCTAAACCCTCTTCTTCTTTGTGTTCTTGGTCATCTTTTTCTTGTAACAAATGGTAACCCAAATAAGGAGTAACTGTTAAGGCTACAAATAACGATAATATCATGGCAATAGATGCACCAATTGGCATAGGACTCATATATGGCCCCATCATTCCAGACACAAATGCCATTGGTAAAATAGCAGCTATTACAGTAAATGTTGCTAATATTGTTGGGTTTCCTACTTCATTAATCGCATAAATAGCAGCTTGTTTAAAAGGAAGTCGTTTCATTTTAAAATGCCTGTGCATATTTTCGGCAATAATAATACTATCATCTACTACAATACCTACAACAAATACTAGGGCAAAAAGAGTAATTCTATTTAATGTATAACCTAATAAATAATAACTAAACAATGTTAATGCGAAGGTTAAAGGAACAGAAAAGAATACAACTAATCCACCTCTCCAGCCCATAGCTAACATTACAAGAATTGTAACCGCTATAATTGCAACACCTAAATGCAATAACAATTCACCCACTTTATGCGAAGCCGTTTCTCCATAATTACGAGAAACTTCTACATGAACATCTGTAGGAATTATGTTTTTCTTTAAACCATCAACTTTTGCTACTATTTTTTCTGCAATTTTCATTGCATCGGCACCTTTAACTTTCGCTACCGAAATAGTTACTGCTGGATATTCTGATTTATAATTAGAGAATTTTTCATTCGCTTTTCCATATCCAAAAGAAACGTAATTTTTAGGAGATTGGGGTCCGTCTTGAATAGCAGCAACTTGCTTTAAATAAACAGGCATGTTTTTATTTACCCCAATTACTAGATTTTCAACATCTTCAGTAGAAGCTAAAAATTTTCCTGTTGTAACTAAATATTCCGTATCATTTTGAACAAAACTTCCCGATTGTGAACTTCCATT
Protein-coding sequences here:
- the ffh gene encoding signal recognition particle protein, producing the protein MFNNLTDKLDKAFHILKGHGKITDVNVADTLKEVRRALLDADVNFKIAKDFTTRVKEKAIGQNVLTTLQPGQLLVKIVKDELTELMGGDVEGVNLSGNPSVILMSGLQGSGKTTFSGKLANFLKTKKNKKPLLVACDIYRPAAINQLHIVGDQIGVEVYSEPENKNPVEIAQNAIKHAKANGFNVVIVDTAGRLAIDEQMMNEIAEVHKAIQPQETLFVVDAMTGQDAVNTAKAFNDKLNFDGVILTKLDGDTRGGAAISIKSVVDKPIKFIGTGEKMDAIDVFYPNRMAERILGMGDVVSLVERAQEQYDEEEARKLQKKIAKNEFGFDDFLTQIQQIKKMGNMKDLVGMIPGAGKALKDVEIEDDAFKHIEAIIHSMTPLERTKPSVIDVKRKARIAKGSGTSVEQINQLMKQFDQMGKMMKMMQGGGGKNMMRMMQGMKGMR
- a CDS encoding bifunctional 5,10-methylenetetrahydrofolate dehydrogenase/5,10-methenyltetrahydrofolate cyclohydrolase translates to MILLDGKKVSEDIKNEITAEVDKMKAKGEKVPHLAALIVGNDGASLTYVGSKVKACERVGFESTLIKMPSTTSETELLKKIKELNENDDIDGFIVQLPLPDQIDTQKVLMAVDPSKDVDGFHPENFGKMALDMSTFIPATPFGILELLERYNVETKGKQTVVIGRSHIVGRPMSILMGRKGFPGNSTVTLTHSHTKNINQITSQADIIITALGVPNYLKAEMIKDDAVIIDVGITRVPDETSERGYKITGDVDFENVSKKASYITPVPGGVGPMTIAMLLKNTLLARERRMNE
- a CDS encoding YbjQ family protein, with product MILTTTNSVEDYKILEYRGIVSGTSVNAQKIKMTFNMQKHYSGISESISEIKEQAFVQLKENAEKLNANAVVGINVDIELSVNNYITVTTTGTAVSIVKR
- a CDS encoding efflux RND transporter permease subunit → MQEGISGKIANFFMNSKLTILLMVALMIIGSYSSLLIPREEEPQINVPMADVMVGYPGASPSEVESRVIKPLEKVIANIKGVEHLHSMAMNGQAMIIVQFYVGENSEESYVKLYDELMKHQDMFPQGVMQPMVKTRSIDDVPMLGLTLWSEKYDDFQLRQIAEEVTNEIEKVKDVAITKEIGGRTRELKVVLDKDKMAENGVDALSIMQMIQANNGSSQSGSFVQNDTEYLVTTGKFLASTEDVENLVIGVNKNMPVYLKQVAAIQDGPQSPKNYVSFGYGKANEKFSNYKSEYPAVTISVAKVKGADAMKIAEKIVAKVDGLKKNIIPTDVHVEVSRNYGETASHKVGELLLHLGVAIIAVTILVMLAMGWRGGLVVFFSVPLTFALTLFSYYLLGYTLNRITLFALVFVVGIVVDDSIIIAENMHRHFKMKRLPFKQAAIYAINEVGNPTILATFTVIAAILPMAFVSGMMGPYMSPMPIGASIAMILSLFVALTVTPYLGYHLLQEKDDQEHKEEEGLETSRIYKIYKKIEQPLLDNSKKRNLMFLVTIVLLLGSVAMFFTKSVTVKMLPFDNKNEFQVVIDMPEGTTLERTAAVTKEVAQYLSTVPEVVDYQNYVGASAPITFNGLVRHYDLRGGSNMADIQVNLLHKADRELQSHDIAKIVRPEVQKIGKKYGANIKIVEVPPGPPVLSTLVAEIYGPNYEDQIKVANQVKTILETTDDVVDTDWMVEAQQVEYRLEVDKEKAMLNGIAPQQVVGNLTYLLSEMPVSNLYDENSVDPVGIVLALDDSDKSSLQELQNLKIKGSQGNVVSVSDLVKVKIDTLQNTIYRKDQKRVVYVLADMAGGLESPVYAILGMNEKLQKMKLPKGYTVNELYTDQPSDESNFSVKWDGEWQITLEVFRDLGAAFLVVIIVIYMLIVGWFQNFKTPMVMMVAIPLSLVGIVLGHWVLGAFFTATSFIGMIALAGVMVRNSVLLIDFIEIRLNEGIPIKQAIIEAGAVRTTPILLTTGAVVIGASIILFDPIFQGLAISLVAGAIVSTILTLLVVPLIYYITERKKWENKEVVEENQNETNI
- a CDS encoding DUF2892 domain-containing protein, coding for MVNKLITRIAGIFIIISVLLGMYVNPNFYWFTLFVGANLLQSSFTNWCLMGDILRKVFKVKD
- a CDS encoding peptide chain release factor 3, whose amino-acid sequence is MSFKEEIAKRRTFGIISHPDAGKTTLTEKLLLFGGAIQEAGAVKSNKIKKGATSDFMEIERQRGISVATSVLAFIYKDKKINILDTPGHKDFAEDTFRTLTAVDSVIVVIDVAKGVEEQTEKLVEVCRMRKIPIIVFINKLDREGKDAFDLLDEVEQKLGLTVTPLSFPIGMGYDFKGIYNIWEKNINLFSGDSRKDIEETIAFSDINNPELDGIIGEKPAKRLREELELIDEVYPTFNRDEYLAGQLQPVFFGSALNNFGVRELLDCFIDIAPAPRPKESDTRLVQPDENKFSGFVFKIHANMDPKHRDRLAFIKIVSGTFERNKPYLHVRNGKNMKFSSPNAFFAEKKEIVDISYPGDIVGLHDTGNFKIGDTLTEGEKMNYKGIPSFSPEHFRYINNSDPLKSKQLEKGIDQLMDEGVAQLFTLEMNGRKIIGTVGALQYEVIQYRLEHEYGAKCSYENFPAYKACWVKPDDAKNEEFREFRRIKQKFLGTDKYGQLVFLADSEFSIQMTKQKYPSVKLFFTSDFHNS
- a CDS encoding peptidylprolyl isomerase, encoding MRYLFQLLVFITFIQNSFSQEKQALFTIDDASYYSDEFIRVYNKNLDLVKDDSQKDLDKYLELFVGYKLKVQKAYKSGLQYNTKYQNELKSYRSQLAKNYMNDSKVTNELVEEAYERINKEVKASHILILVDESASPEDTLKAYAKVSKVHQLLKEGKNFEDVAVQYSEDPSVKDNKGNLGYFSAFRMVYPFENAAFNTTVGQFSAPFRTKFGYHIVKVTDARKNKGEVTVAHIMIVKPTDTDEASQEKAKQTIEDVYKKIQQGESFESLANQFSEDKSTSGKGGVLQRFGSGQLASEKFEEVAFSLNDKNEISKPFLSQFGWHIVKLVEKHPVQSIQEMRTELENKVRKDERSLIITNSLAAKLRKKYAFTKNEKLLQKIKKSVTNDFYTQTWEVPDNKKELSGEIAVINKNGKLYSPSFISYLSSQQKANIKIKPIGALVDHLFDKWMDVQLIQYYEDNLENEFVEFKNVVEEYRDGLLLFDLMEKEIWERAKTDTIGLNTYFNNNSKNYMWTNRYDVDVYSSTNEKVIKKTKSYLEKNKTTDYIKSKINKKGVVDVMVKSGLFEENHDVLSEYKNPQIGTTSVVKKGNYYFVVKVKEVKPAQQKSLDECRGKVISDYQQFLENNWVDELKKEFKVIVNQNAFEEVKSQISK